GTGCCCATGCTTAGGGACCCACAGCGGCCTGGAGCATCCCACAGAGGAGCAGCCCCTTGTGCTCAGCACCTACTAATTCCAAATCTGATGGGCATCAGGAACCACTGCCTTGCAGAAAAGAAAGATATCTTGTTCAGAAGCTGCATTTCTGTACTACTGTTGAGTATCTGCTGACACTCAACCCCTCTCCTTTCAGAATGAAATGCAACCTGTTTTACCACCCTAGGAAAACAGCTAGCCAGTCACCTAACGCACAAGTTCCTAGGCTTTGTTTTGAGGGAGAAATACACTGGTGGCATCAGCAGAAGTTTCTTCCATGCTGCCCCAGTCCTTTCCTCAGCGTCCTCCCCCATCTTAATCACCTGCAGCAGCTCCTAACTGTGTACAGAAGGAGGGATCTAGCTGGCTCCTGCCTATAATTTCCAGAGATAAAGCAGGTGTGACAGGTTTTGATGGTGGATttttggagggcttttttttttttctgcatcctgtTTGGAAATATATTGCATACCACAGTAGTACATGTACCACAGTTTGGGGACCCCTGGACTGGTGGCATATCTTAAGCATACAGCTGGCCCCCACACAGGTTCTTGGGGGCCAGGAATGCTGTGATGGTTGGCTCAGCCAAGTAGGGGTTCATGCTGAGGACCTTTCTATACAACAAAATCACATGGCTTTAGTTAAAACTGGAACAGCTGTGTTCTGAGATCCACTATCTATACAAATgctaatatttctttatttttaaatcatgccTATTTATTCTTTGCTATATGCCATTTTAAAGTAGGATTTTCTACTTCTAAAAGAACTTcatattttctgacttttttagATTTAGTGACTGTCCTTACCTAGTTCCTGTTTTGATTTCGAGTTAGCACAtacttgtgtgtgcatgcacatgcatacacataagCATGTGTACACGTATAAATGTGTTTGCACAGACAAAGCAGAGTACATTGGTCCCGATTATGTTTTGTTACCATCTCAAATAATGGTCCAGAAGGCTGTCCATCTGCTTTTCCCATGCTAAAGCACACTAGGGGAAGGAGAGTAGTAAACTAGAGTAAATAGAATAAGCGATAAATAAGAGCAGACCATCGGCACTGGGGTAAGATGAGACTGTCTGTGTGGAACAACAGAGCAGACTAAAGGGTAGGTGATAAACCCAGCAGTGTTGATACCTTAAGACGCACATTGCTCCAGATGGCTACACATTGCATCATCCTCTCTCTGTCCCCAGACTTTCCTCTTGCGTTTGCTGCTTTTATGCTAGTGGGGCTGAATCTTGTTAGAATCCCAGCCTGGCTTATCTGGATTATGCTATAAGCAATAGTTAAGCGTAGAAATGTGATGGTTTAAAGtttgaattagattttttttttcaggcagtgtTTGCAGAGAGGTGTAATTTGGAAAGTTTAATGATAGACAATTTGAAGAAACAGGTTGAAGAAGACCTATTTCACATTTTCTAACAGAAGTGGCACTGACTTGCCTAATTAGTCTAGTCTCTTAAAAGAGGTGGCTTTCCAGAAACCTCCACCTGGAAATGTGGCGCAGCTGACCTTATCTGTATTAGACAAAGAACTTTCTTCTCAGCTTATAGTGAAGTGGCCTGAAAAATTCCAACCTTGATCTAGAGATTGTTAGGAGGAAAAACAGGATAAGAgaggaaggggttttttaaaCTGGTCTCTATTCTTTGCATAGACTATTGGCTGAAAGATGTCCTGCTGGCTCAGGAACATTTCATACCATAATCTTCCTGAACATCAAACTTTGTATTCAATCCATTTTGATCTTTTGCCCCCACCATTAATGGAAGGATTCTCAAGGTTTTTAACTATTTCAATGTTTATActtgcctgtttctttttttttttccttgctcccaTATTATTCTTTAGGCTAAATTGCGCATCTCTCTCTTTTGAGTTGTCCTGTACCACGACAAGCATGCAGACAGCAACTGTAGGACCTGTCAGTCTGTGGTTTTGAGCTGAACAAACCAAACAATATTTAGAAAGATGTCCCCAAAATGAGGTCTTTCCTTCCTTCTAACTCCCTTTCTTGCAGAGCCTGCTGCAGGCTCCTCCTCAGCCCATTCCTCACCACTTTACAATTCTTTGACTAATCCCCAGCTTCCTCCTGATTATCCATTTTCTGTGTGGCACTGATAAATTGCTTTACTGAAGTTCAATTAGATTAGATTGTGTTTGACTGAAAAAACTGCTATCAAAAAGCAAGAGATCTAATTAGTCTGGCACAATCTACTTTTGGTGAatctatttcatatttttatctcACATATCAGCATtctatcttttaatttttctatcCATCAGATCCTTTTGTAAGATTGTGCATACTCCTGAGGCCAtaccttttctcccctctttccttAGTGCAGATACTGCACTTCATTTTTTGCAGTAAAACTGCTGTCCTCTAATTTGacaaacttattaaaaatgctgtCTGTCAGGCTCCCAGTTTCGTGAGCTAAAGACCACCCCAGAATGCCAACTATTTGGGTTTGAGCCTCTATCTCACCATCTCCTGcatatttaaaagattttttgagTTTTGCTGCTACCTCAAATGGAGCAAATTTCACCCTGCACCTCTATTCCACTACTCATTTTCACCAATATACATACTAGTCCTGATGAAGACTCAGATAAGGCATTTATGAAATgtctgaaatagctttttttctcaGTACCTCCATAGAGTggccctcttttttttcctgttctctgttTCAATTACAAGATTATGCAGCCTTTTAGATTCGCTTTAGCTTCCTTTATAGGATCTAACGCAACCTGACAAAGTAAGAATTGTGAAAAGTCTTCCTCCTCTCATAGTTTGCCCTCCTTGACATTTGGTGCATTTTCATCCTCCAGCTCATTTTTCCAGAACAAAGGAGGAGTCAGATTTTCTGCCAGCCACATTCTTTACATCTCACTTGTGAACAAGAGCAAATGTGGTAATTGCTCCAGCGCAGAAGAAAGTCACAAAGCACAGTGAAGAGAAATGCGACTCAGGAAAACCCAGGCTAACCTGTGCCAGAATAGAGAGGCAGACTACCCCATCTATAGCTTATTTTCTCTTAGCACAGCAAAGTTTCTCTCAAGTGCACCCTGAGGAACAGACACTGTTTTTCAATTCTAAGGGTTTTCACATAGAAATTTCCCACTTGGCtcagcaattcattttttccctccctgccacctTAACTCCCCACATTAGCACTGACTAGAAAAGTGGAAGCAAAAGTCTTGGGAAGCCCAAAGGAAGAGAATTGATAGGAGGTAAGACACTGCTATGCAGAACAGTCAACTCCAATCTTACCAAGTCTACCCAGTTTAAGGGACTGGCAAAGTTGGCATGgagctatattttggatttgtgtggtggggttttggtagcagggaaggggccgcagggccgtctcctgtgagaagctgccagaagcttccccggctccgagtcggccccgctgctggcccaggccgagcccgtcagtgacggcggtagcgccgctgggagagcagagttaagaggggaacctgcagtgagtgaggggagtgggaggggagaggaacccctgtgcagacccccaggtcagtgaggaaggaggggaggaggggatgcccccgcagcccgtggggagaccaggcggcaggctgtgtcccccagccatggaggggagcgggggagcagatgcccacctgcagcccggggagagaggagcccacgccggagcaggggggtggatgccccacaagatggccgccgctccgtggggaagcccgtgctggagcaggccgtgactgaaggactgcagcccctgggaaggacacacgctggagcagttcatggagaactgcagcctgtgggagggaccccacggtggagcaggggaggagtgaggagtcctcccctgaggaggaaggagcggcagagacaatgtgtgaggaactgaccccaaccaccATACTCCGTCCTCCCGCGATGCtcaaggggaggaaggagagaaaaccgggagtaaagttaagcctgggaagaagggaggggtggggggaaagtgttctaaggtttggttttacttctcattatccttgtcttgatttgattggtagtaaattaaattgattttgttttttccccaagtcaggtctgtttttgcccatgaccgcaagtggtgagtgatccctctctgcccttgtctcgacccacgagcatttcattgtatttttctcctcctgatcCCACCGGGgcccagggtggggtgggggggtggcgagtagtgagcaagtggctgcatggtgctttgctagtggctgggcttaaaccacgacaagctaGGAAGCACTTTCCAGCTTTGTTTAGCTATGGAAGCAAAGTCTTCTAACCTCAATCCTTCGATCGTTTTGTCTTATCTCAAAACCTTCTGATTATCAAGATTCCTCCAAACATTTTCTGATGGGAAACACACAGCCCACATGGTTCCATTGTAAGCAAGAAGAAATTATAAACTAAAAATACGGTGGCTAgtttacagaacaaaaaaaaaaaaaatagtttcttacaGCCAAAAGCCTTGTAAAAGGAAAGAATTGTATAAGCTGCAGTAAGACCCACACAGACAGGCAACAGCTTTTGACTTCCCTACTTTGTGAAGGACTTTTTCCTCTACTtgtttttctccaccttctcccacaCAAGCCGTAACAGCCCAGAGTAATTGATGCTGTACAGCAGAATACTTAGGACAGGCCTGCTCTGTTCCCCCTCCCCAGAGCTACAATCTCCAGCTTTGTCTTGGGAAGCATGTTTTAACAGAAGGACTCGGAGTTGCCCCTCCTGCAGCCCTCTCTGCTCTCAAACTCCTGGAGGCAGAAGTGAGGTAGCAAGAGGAAGCCCCGTGGAAGATTTAACAACTTTTTTCACCTTTTAGGGGATGGTGACATACTGTGCAAGTAAGGAGAGCTGCCAAAATCAGAACCAGCATGAAATGCTGCAGGGCTCTAACAAAGAGATTTCATCCAAGCCTCCACTGCAACCTGTTCATATCCCACACCACTGCCTCAGGGGAGAGCAGCTCACCACAACTCGGACATCCAGGGCAGGGCAAGAGGGAAGCAGGCCACACTCATACCCTTCAAATTCTGAGCTGAACCTCTGTAGGTTTAGCACCAAAATTCACATTTCATACTTGGAATCCAACTTCTTAAAGAATTGGGCAGTCTTAAAAACCACATCTACTTTGTGAAGTATTATATAGAGCAATGTTCACAGATCAGGCACATTTTTGCCAAAATGCCATTTATTGCAGTATACTTTTACATGGCATACAGATAACCAAATGTTGCATCTTCTGTTAGAACTCATATTTCATTTGTACCACTTAAATAACACAGAATGTCATGTTTGTTTCACAAACTGTCAGTTTAGACTACCAAAATAtacagtttttttcctttccccttagCAAGGTTGTGAGGTACAACTGAAGTTTATCACTTTATCTTCCTGTGCTTTACAAGAACCTTTTCATAGATACACCTATCAAACATTTCTACATTCCTATACAAAGCAAAGAATTACAGCTGAAATTAACACCATCTGGTCATTGCATTAACCTATAAAAAttcattcagtaaaaaaaaaaaaacaacaaaaaaaccaaaacaaaacaccaaaaacaaaccaacaaacaaacataaTGGATTTTGCAGCTTTACTTAAAAACAGCCAGCTACACGTATGCACAAGTTTCCTTGTGCATAAAGAAGAGTTTGGAATCAaagaagtgttttggttttttcttgggtttgcaGAGAAGGCACCAATTTTAGCTGCGTAGCAGCTCAGGAGTGTTCTATACTTCATTTAAATTACGCAGGTTTTTAAGTTTTACTGTTAATGTGCAACATTTGTACCAACTGTTGCAATGTTCTCCAATATTCTCCAATCATTCCCTCTGGCTCAACAGTACAAATATTTACATCAGTTGTAAACACTCCTCCACCCACCCCATACCTTCTGCACTGAGTGATGACGAACTGAACTTGCAAGAAGCTAacgaaaggcagagcagaagTAAGGCTTGTGCAGAACACCACACTTTTCTTCTCACTCGGTTTGAGATACCCTGGAGAACTCCAGACCCTCAATGAGGCCTCAGTGCCCCGCATCTGACAGCACATTGACCACCAACAGCTTCAGGCATCCAGACTTTCGTCAGGAAGTGCTTTTCGGCCCTTACTAGTCTGACATCCCTGGAGCTGCTTCTCTCCACAGTGCAGGAACAGCTTCTAAAGAGCTGTTCTGGAGTCACGAGAGTCAAGCACGCCAACTGTTGTATATATATTTAAGGCCACCTACACTTAGCCTTCATCAGGTTTGTTTCAGGTGCTATGCTTCTCTACTCCTTAGCTGCGAAGTTATGATACGCTGCTTTCTACCTTCCACCCCTGTGTGCCAAGGTATCCTGTGGCATAGACGGCAGACCACGTTCCGAGACAACCGCTGTAAACAGTGCACAGAGAGGTAGGTGCTACAATGCGCCATCAGTCACCTGGCGACTACACAGTAGCGTGGGATAAGAGTATTTGCAGCATGACAGCCCAGCCTAGATTCAGCACCTAAGCAGAGGGAATGTCTGAGATGAGACTGCTTAGAAAAACCTATTTCTTACCAAAGCCTAGAAAGAGCAAGAGGGTAGTGGGACAGTCCAACGCTATTGGTAAAATGAACTCTCCACTTAGTTTGCGGGTCTTTGGGATTTGTTTTGTATTACTGTATACACCAACTGCTTAGGAGCTGGTTCCGCCTACGGGATAATGCTTCCAAAATATAAGTTATTTTAAACCACGTGACAGTCATTTGCTTACCCTGCCCCTCACGCCTCCTTTCACTAGAAATCACGTTCATCTTGATGTTTCATAAGCATTAAGTGCTCCAAATACGGCAGGTAGAAAGAGCTAGAGGATTGCAGTGTACCAAACGTCTGCCCAGCGCAGCAATTTGTTACACTTAAAACACATACATGAATTAAATAGGAAGGATCCCTGCTATATAGAATTTGAGCACTGATAATTTTTTATTCTTGCTAGCCCTTTCCCTAAATATCAAGAGGTTTATACATACAGTGCTCCCTTATCTTCTCCCCACCGCCTGCCCCAGCAGTCTTTAGGTAAACCAAAGTGAGTTTAGGAACTTGCAGTCCCACTTCtgttcaaaaaaaagtaaaataaaataaaaaagttgtgCAAGAAAGCAGGGAATCTTCAATGAATCCAGATCTACTTTGTAGTTATAAAATTTCCAATGGCAAAGTGGTAAGGGCAAATAACCCAATGATCATATGGCTTAAGTTTAATGCAAAGCACACTAGGAGGTCCACGTGCAGGGAGAGAAGAGTCCAAGAAAGATGGAATAAGAAGTGTCCTGAAGATCAGTGTTTATGCATAGAATTCTtcttgtttgtgtggtttttggtATCCTCCATTAGACTGTTTTGGTTCATCCAGTGAATAGCTGCCTTcgtcttttttcttcattctgtacAGCATAAATGCAACTAGAAACACTGCAAACACCAAGCCTACTAGTCCTCCAGCAATAACACctagaaaggggaaaaagccaCAAATTACTCTAGACGCCACACCAGATAATGCTAGTATCATTGTAAGTTCCAGATTGTTCCTTACTGCGCGGTCCCTGAATTCATGACTTCCAGAAACTAATTTGTCCTTTTGCCCCCTTCCCAAACCAGTCATCCTGCCGTTACCAAGATGAGAGCCTGCTCACCTACACTAGGTGAACCTAGAGAAATAGATCTCCCAACGGGCTATGCTGCAAAGCATGCAAGGCTATGTTGTTCAACTCTAGTAATTTGACCCAGGCAGCATTAGAGcagttttactgtaatttttgaGAGGAGCGAAGCAATAGGTTTAAATACAAAATTCAAGATAACTAGCAGTAGCAGCTTTGCGATTAGCAGATTAATATTATGCCCCTGCTAGGGTTTTGACAACACAGAATCACGAATCACCACCCTTATTTCAGAGGTCTAATGTAAAAGGTTAGCTTTCATGCTCAGAGAAGTACTTGCAGAACTGCAGCTTCTGCTGCCTGGAAGACTCCTACGAGAGTCTGCTTTTACCAACTAGAAATCCAGAATATCAGGTACCTCCAAGAACTTCTTTTCTGTCCATAATTCCGGAGGCTCCTGCTGCTTTGGCATTCCTCCCAGAGTCAGCTGGCACTTCTGAGTTCTGGGTGGGAACCAAATCCTCATCTTTAGTCAAGATGAAGTCTCCCTGTTGGGACATACAAGGCAGGTTATTCATGTTTCTCATCATGTCTGTTACTGGAGACTTTccacagctttgtttttttctcatctaaaACCCTCCACCAATATAACCTGGTAAATCAATCATTGTTTTTGACAAATTATCACCCTTTCCTGCAAAACCAACTTACTAGATAACACTAAAGCCACCTCCCTGGAATGGGTGTCAAAGCTATTAGTCCTCACCGGGTCTCCGGAGCCATCCTCAGAAACCTCCTCATGTGTAGGAACAACGTCCTTGGGAGCTGTCGTCGTGGGGGTGGCAGTGACATCTCCCTCAGGATGGATGGTAGAGTGGGGCTCAGGCACATCTTTAGTGTCTGGCATCTCAGAGCTAGGGATTTTAGGTTTGAGCTCGTGGACCGTGCCTGAGGCTTCTGAAGGAGTTACATGAACCACTGAAGGCAAGCGAGTAGTGGGGCTTCTCACTGTTGTTGCAACTGCATCGTTTGTTGGTTTCTCATCAGGTGAGCCCAGGATGGCCACTTCGTCCTTCACAGCTACCACTGGCTCCTCTGTCACTACATTACTGGTTGCAGAAGGAGATATTACTTCCTTTTCAGTTCGGCTCTCAGTCCCGTGAAACAGCTGTTCGTTGAAATCCATTGGTGTTGCCAGTAATGAGGAATTAGCTGGTTCTCCTGGGATTCTCCAGGTGTGAGACGGGTCAGTCAGGGGAcctgcaaaacaataaaaaatattatccTTGGCCAGTTTAGAGACCTATTAATAGTACCTTCAGGATGCTGCTCTAAGGAGGATGCCTAAACTGCATAGCCAATTTTTGTTACAACAGCAGTTCAGTTTGTAATTCCTTTTCAGTGGAATAAGGAGGGGACGGACCAATGTGCTATTCAGCAATACTTTATTAGTCATCTGCTTCTCCCCAAGGCACAAGTGCTAGTCTGTTTGCAGACAGGTCGACAAGGGGGACATCTGCTTCCAGTACACTGGTTGCTCAGGATGGTTATCTGACTCTTttctcataaatatttttttatttgattcaGAGCAGTCATCCATATACTCAAACACGCTTAGTCACTGGCACATTTGGCACTGATGTCAGGGTCTTATTCCTGCAGAATTTAATCTAAAATACAAGCATGTGGCTGGAAGGAAGCAGAAGGATACCATGCATTAGCTTTCAATAGCTTGCTCTTTCCTCAGTAGCATCTCCTCAACTTCAGCACTGAACACCAAAGGTCTCTCTCACAGAGTTTAGTAATCATTCTGATAAACTTTTTCCCCACCCTAGAACCCCTTTAttccacttttaaaaaattatggcCAATGGGAACTTGCACATCTGATGATATAAAATTTGCACTTGATGTATGTTGGCAGGTTGGGGTTTACACACCCTCGAGTGGTATCTCCTATCAGCTCATAAGAGAGGACAAAGGCCCTTCTTACAGTCTCTCTTCCCCATGAGTAAAGAATCAGTCCGGTTTCATAACATTCTTCACACAATATCTCATACTAGCAGTCACATGGAATATGCCTGCTTCTGCTCCCTTTCAAGTCTCCTACAACTCATTTTCTGCTAACTGTTAGTATCTGAAGCAATACAAGATGAATAGATTAGGCTTTTTCTGTGTTCCCAATTCTCATATTCTGGGGCAGGGGCGCATGTGTATATGATTCCTCCCTTGCCCACTTTCAGCTTGGATGGTCATCAAGATCTCGATTGCCACATTCTGGAAGGATCAAGCACGAACAGTACAAGTGCTAATAACTCACCTGCACCTGAACCTGAGAATGCATCGTCATCATCACCAGATGAATCAAGGTCTTCAGGAGGAAGGTTCAGATTTGTAGTTTGCTttaaagagaaggggaaaggtgTGTTAGTGATGAGTTTACTTAAAGTTATCGTGTTGCTTGCGCAGAGTCCTCTAAGGGCTCCTGAAGGTTCTTTGTTCAGATTgcattttctcatctttcttcatTCCATCCTCCCTGCCCAAAAGAGTAGTTCTGGTTAGTCTGTTCAGTGTTGGAAAGGGCAGTCTTGCTGTCTCCCTTCTCTGCACTGCTTCCAGGCTGCACTTGCtttgggaaagaagaaagcaaggaatGCGTTTAGAGCTGCATCCTGGTAGCAACCGATGCTCAGTACTTACACAACATAACCATTCTGCTTCAGGTTCCGACTGCTCATGTCTTTGCTACCTACCAACCACTTCATCTGTAAATTACTGCATTACTTCTAAGGagcagaaaggaaagggagaCATATTAGTTTGGCTTCTCTGCCTTTTTCAGCCCTTCCAGCACTGTTCACATATCTGAAACTACAGCGTCTAACTGGAAGTAGAATGAGATTCCCTTTTGATAAGTGTGAGCACTCAGGCTAAGTCCAGTGATAGAAGCCagccttccctgtaggagaataCAACGCTGAGCTTTCTCCATTTATGTTTCAAGGAGTACACTAACCAGCACAGGTCAGTAGCTGAAACAAGAGGCCAAAGCCCTGTTCTATCGCACCTGTTTGTCATAACACACAATGTTCAAAGCTGTTCAGAATATCCAAAGAAGACAACACTAAATAAAGCAGAGTGATCACCTCATGCACCTTGTTGCCCTCTGCTGTATAAACTTACTGTTCCTATCAGTACAACATGCTTGACTCTCAGCTCATAACTAGCACCAGGTTTATTTCTGCAGGGCTACCATTACCTAACCAGtcattctcccttcttgaatTTCAAACCAAAGCCCTGTCAGTCACTTCTTCTGAATTTaatctttccccatcccactaCACTCCCCATCTTCCAGAATTTTGATTTCTATCCCATCCTCAAGATGCCCTTGTCATCCCCTTCCACCACTGCCCATCTGCAAGTTTAGGAGATATTGCATTGCATCATCCAAACCGATCATAGTTCTATTGGGAGTGTGAAATCTCATTTTATTACATAAAAAGAACAACATACAGTCCTGCCAGTTAGCTTGCATTAACACGGTGTCACTGAAAAATGACTATAACACTCATTTTCATCCTAGGAAGCAGTCAGCCAGCACTAGTATGATCTGTCAAACAAAGCACTTGAGCTCTCTCATTGTCACTTTATTACCTACATGGCTGCCTTTATTGGCCCTATCTCCTTCTGCTTCTTTTAAGATACCAGGTTTATCCAgttttctcttctgtccttaATACCTTATCCATTCCCCACATTTCCATAGAAAACTAGTTTCCAAGGTGGTTAACTAGCCCATTAGATTCAACCTTTCCGAGACAAGTATGCAAGCTGCCACCAACCTAATCAGGCCCAAGATCTTACCCCTTCTAGGCAATCATTGTagttagatatattttttttaaataacaaaaaagaacaaaaaaacctcatCTAGACATTAAACTTTTTAGCACTTTCCTtctctactggaaaaaaaagcaaaccaaaacaaaccacttttCCTCAAGCTTCTGCAAGCATATTTCTCGAGTAATTTCCAAGAAGAAACTGCCCTTCAATTTTTTGTTTAGCTGCATGTCATGAGGTAATTTGGATTTTTAGATTTGTCCCTGCTTGTTTGCACTGTGCTTTTGCACTCAACCATGGAAAGTAGGTCAGGTAAGTACTTCctgtatgtttttcttcttgtgtcGAAGGTCAGTGACTCACACAAGCTGATCTCACTACACTTCAAATATTAAAGAGTATGAACTGTTGGTGCATAAAGAGTATTGAAAGAACCGCCAGGCTTCCCAAACTCTGCTCCCTTGAGCAACCTTTCCAGTACATTCAAAAGTGAAGTCAGACTTCAGAAATTGCACCATTTTGGTCGACGGGGGGGTTGGGGACcacttttctccctcctttcttgCACTAGCAGTGGCAAACACAATCCTTTATTCTCGCACTCCGCTTGGTTTTGAGTGCAAAGGATGCATTGCAAAAGGGGGGGGTGCATTGTCCTCCCAGTGGGAAGACTCTACCTTGAAGCAGTTAGAAAGCCATCTCTCCAGCTTTTTATTGAGGAAAGGGACTGCCAATACAGTGTAAGACATGTCACCATACACCTTTATCTAGGATTGAGACTAACGTCCCCCCAAATCTGAATCGTCAGGCATAGCTCATACAGGATTTCCAAGAACACCTGGACAGATCTGACGGTCTGCAGACCGTAGCAACACACCTGAAAGGATCACAGACTGTCAGGAAATGAAATAGCAACTCTTGATCTTGACTAACGAGCCAGCACCCCTTCCACTTGTGGTGTTAATGGATATGGCTTGTTCAGCCATGCCACGCTCCCTTTCTCGTTATCCAGCGTGTTCAGCCAGCCTACGCTTACATTTCCCCTCACACCTGAGCTTTTAGCCCCTTCCCAGGCTGCTGCACGTTCTACTTCTCCATAGCCTTCATCATGCACTTCTTTGAATCCTAGTTTGATTTCTGTATCTTAGCAGGTATAGCTAGCTCATCCTAAGAGGAGGAAAGTCCAGTGCAGCCCAGTCTAAACCAATGGAGACCCATGCTGTTCCAGTGCAGAGCCACCTGCAAACATGAAGGCAGACTCAGACTGGTTCCTGCCCCCTGAGGATGGCTACTGTACTTCAAGAGAATAACAGAAAACATGATTCAGGATTAATAAAGTCTGCTTTCCACAGCTTTATATGAGAACTTAGTGAAGTTGCACTAAATGTGTCTTTCTAAAGTTGTCCCAAAGGGTTTAGTCCCAAGCTGCTCCTCTGGGAGTTGCGGCATCTCCCTTTGACCAGGTAGTTTGAGGCCTGGGATCTGAGAGGGACTGTCTTTGCCCCAAATACTCAAGGGACAGTACAGGATTATGCAGATGTACCAGTCAGAATATCCACAGAGTGATGTAACTTCATGACATCGTCCAATTTCACAACACATGAGCATTAAGGGAACGTTTGCCTAATTTAGGTAACTGTATGGTTATAGAAAGACTACACTTCTTGCTCCATAGACTACAGCTTCAGTAAGCATGAAAGGCAGTAACCTTTCCTTATGGCACCACAAAATACAAGTACTGCAGAAAGGTCATGCTTCCGTAACAATCTGCTGCTGAAGGATTTCAGACACAGCAAGGTTAACATAAAACACTGACTCAGGACAGCATTGGAAGGGATTGAA
The Accipiter gentilis chromosome 16, bAccGen1.1, whole genome shotgun sequence DNA segment above includes these coding regions:
- the SDC1 gene encoding syndecan-1 codes for the protein MMSVVAVWLVALCFQAAVPQTTNLNLPPEDLDSSGDDDDAFSGSGAGPLTDPSHTWRIPGEPANSSLLATPMDFNEQLFHGTESRTEKEVISPSATSNVVTEEPVVAVKDEVAILGSPDEKPTNDAVATTVRSPTTRLPSVVHVTPSEASGTVHELKPKIPSSEMPDTKDVPEPHSTIHPEGDVTATPTTTAPKDVVPTHEEVSEDGSGDPGDFILTKDEDLVPTQNSEVPADSGRNAKAAGASGIMDRKEVLGGVIAGGLVGLVFAVFLVAFMLYRMKKKDEGSYSLDEPKQSNGGYQKPHKQEEFYA